CAGGTTTTACTCCCAATACCCTTGAATCTGTTGCACTTATTTCAATTTGAGTTTCTTTTCTTATAGGTCCTAAGACTCTTACGTTATCTATCTTACCTCTAGGTCCTTGAAGCGTAACTTTTTCTTCTGCTGCATACTGACCTGGCTGAGATATATCTTTTACCTTTATAAGTTCATGACCTGAACCAAATAGAGTTTCAAGATGTTCCTTTTTAAGATGTAGGTGTCTCGCTGAGATACTTACTGGTACTAAGCTTTTGTCCTTTTTAATCTCTATTCCTAAAGCTGAAGCTTCTTTTACTACGATTTCTGTTATAAGCTTAACCATTTCATTTTGAGAGTTATTTATCATTAACCATCACCCTATTATTTCACTATAGGAAGTATCTTATCTATATCACTATGAGGTCTTGCTATTACATGTGAAGCTACTAATTCTCCGACTCTCTGAGCTGCTTCTACTCCAACTTCAACTGCAGCCTTAACTGCGCCTACATCACCCTTAACTATTACAGTTACAAGTCCTGAACCTATTTTCTCAGTTCCTACAACCTCTACATTTGCTGCTTTAAGCATTGCATCTGCTGCCTCTATTGCTGCTGTTAATCCTCTTGTTTCAATTACTCCTAGTGAATTCATTTAATAATTCCTCCTTTATTCTTCATTTTCTTGCTTAAATTCTTCATTACTTTCTTCAAGTTTTTTATTCTTTTTCTTTTTTGGTAACTCCTTTGTTTTAGACACTTCATTTTTAACTATAAACTTCATAATTTCTTCGTGCGGCCTTGTAATTACAACTGCATTTTTAAGGAAATCTTCCCTGCCTTCACATACTTCTCTTGCAGCCTCAACTGCTGCTTGAACATTGCTTATAGATCCACCTACAATTATGGTAACAAGTCTTCCACCCAATGCCTTTTCACTGCCTAAAAACTCTACCTCTGAAGCCTTACACATAGCATCCAACACCTGAAGGGCAAGGGTGTAATACTTAACATCAACTATTCCAACTGCTTCATATTGCTTCATTTATCCTATCCCCTTTCAAGTCAATAAGTGGCTTTGCTATAGAGTGAACCGCTACAAGTTCTCCTGTGCTTTGAGCAGCTTCAGCACCATAATCTAACGCTTCTTTAACTGAAGCTATATCACCTTCAATTATTGTAGTAACCAAACCAGAACCTATTTGTTCCTGCTTGACTATATCTACATAAGCCATCTTCAGCATCATATCTGCTGCTCTAAGAGCTGCAGCATACCCTCTTGTTTCAATAATTCCAATAGCTTTACTCATTTTCTTCACTCCTATCAACTAAGCCTGCTTACACTTAACTTTGCCAGTGTGAAGAAGCTTTTCAAGTTCCTCAGAATAAGAAGTTATGCAATGTATTACTATCTCTTCCTCTGGTATATATCTTAATGCTGCTTCCTTTGCAACCTCTAATGCTGTCTTTACATCACTTATATCTCCAACAAATTTAACTTGAACTACTACAGGTATAAAAGCATTATCTCCTGCTTTTGGATTATTGCAATCCATTGCTAGTATTTTTATGTTGGCTGCCTTACAAGCTTTATCCATAGCTGCTAATGCTACACTGTAGCCTTGTACCTCTAATAAACCTAATGCCTTAAAATCCATGTTTTTCACCTATCGCTATACTATTCTAAATCCACCTTCAGCAAGAACACATCTGCGTTTCCTTGTGAAGTTTTTAGCTGAAGTTAAGCCTTCTCCTGTTGGTCCTGCAATAGACATCGTTGTATATCCTTCTCCTTCAAATCCAACTCCTGCTAAAGAGGACGCATTCTTTACAAAAATTGTAGTTCCTATGGCTCTAGCAAACTTTGTTAGGTTGTCCACATTTTTTGAGTGCATCATAGCAGTATGCCTATTACCATGTTCAGCTTCTACAGCTAAGTCAATAGCTTCATCTACGTTTCTAACTCTTACTATTGGCATAACTGGCATCATCTGCTCTAATTGAACATAAGGATGATCAAATTCTGCTTCAAAAATTAATAAATTAACTTCCTTGTCTGTTCTAACACCCAGCTTTTCAAGGAAAAGTGAAGCATCCTTGCCTACCCAATCCTTCGCTACATGATATTCTCTCTTGTTATCTAAAGAACAACCTCTAGCTACTTTATTAACGTTCTCTTCTA
The genomic region above belongs to Clostridium swellfunianum and contains:
- the pduL gene encoding phosphate propanoyltransferase produces the protein MINNSQNEMVKLITEIVVKEASALGIEIKKDKSLVPVSISARHLHLKKEHLETLFGSGHELIKVKDISQPGQYAAEEKVTLQGPRGKIDNVRVLGPIRKETQIEISATDSRVLGVKPVVRDSGNIDNTPGIVLIGPKGSLAIDKGCIVAERHIHMTPADAAEYNVSDGEVVSVKVHTPRGGVFDKVLIRVREDYALDMHIDVDEANAFLISNGDLVEIVKNK
- a CDS encoding BMC domain-containing protein, which translates into the protein MNSLGVIETRGLTAAIEAADAMLKAANVEVVGTEKIGSGLVTVIVKGDVGAVKAAVEVGVEAAQRVGELVASHVIARPHSDIDKILPIVK
- a CDS encoding BMC domain-containing protein produces the protein MKQYEAVGIVDVKYYTLALQVLDAMCKASEVEFLGSEKALGGRLVTIIVGGSISNVQAAVEAAREVCEGREDFLKNAVVITRPHEEIMKFIVKNEVSKTKELPKKKKNKKLEESNEEFKQENEE
- a CDS encoding BMC domain-containing protein; translation: MSKAIGIIETRGYAAALRAADMMLKMAYVDIVKQEQIGSGLVTTIIEGDIASVKEALDYGAEAAQSTGELVAVHSIAKPLIDLKGDRINEAI
- a CDS encoding BMC domain-containing protein, producing the protein MDFKALGLLEVQGYSVALAAMDKACKAANIKILAMDCNNPKAGDNAFIPVVVQVKFVGDISDVKTALEVAKEAALRYIPEEEIVIHCITSYSEELEKLLHTGKVKCKQA